In the genome of Deinococcus deserti VCD115, one region contains:
- a CDS encoding AMP-binding protein, giving the protein MKTPLTPLDLVRRGLHVYAERTAVIEPGSVQFTYRQWGERIFQLARAVQAAGYGGRNVAVLSPNTHGGLLTYSAVPWAGSVLVPLNTRLSPQEYEFQLRHAEVALLLVDETLAERVQDVAAGLGIEVWIMGDALGAAQAFEARLRAQDSSPLPVPVQDEDDTITINFTSGTTSSPKGVMLTHRNTLLNAAETLYYFKLDSDSVYLHTLPDFHANGWGGVWSPFGVGATHVTLPAVRAEAAYDAIDRYGVTHLCAAPTVLSMLTDPAQARRVSRSVRVATAGSPPHARTIADMNDLGFHVTQVYGLTEVSPLITVAELSAAQEALPTAQRAPLIARQGYEMLLAGEVDVLDEHLQPVPHDGVALGEIMVRGNLVMKGYYRNPEATAEALKGGWFHTGDVAVTYPDGRMEIRDRNKDVIISGGENISSVEVEGVLYAHPAVREAVVVAMPHEQWGEVPCAFVALHQGQQVTPEDLNAHVRAHLAGFKAPKHYEFRDELPKTASGKFQKFILRAELWQNQARHVN; this is encoded by the coding sequence ATGAAAACTCCCCTGACACCCCTTGACCTGGTCCGCCGAGGCCTTCACGTGTACGCCGAGCGCACTGCCGTCATCGAGCCGGGCAGCGTGCAGTTCACCTACCGGCAGTGGGGTGAGCGCATCTTTCAACTGGCCAGAGCCGTGCAGGCGGCAGGCTACGGCGGCCGGAACGTGGCGGTGCTTTCGCCCAACACCCACGGTGGCCTGCTGACCTACAGCGCCGTGCCCTGGGCCGGCAGCGTGCTGGTGCCCCTGAACACCCGCCTGAGCCCGCAGGAGTACGAGTTCCAGCTGCGTCACGCGGAGGTCGCATTGTTGCTGGTGGACGAGACCCTGGCAGAGCGGGTGCAGGATGTCGCAGCCGGGCTCGGGATTGAGGTCTGGATCATGGGAGACGCGCTGGGTGCCGCTCAGGCTTTCGAGGCGCGCCTCCGGGCGCAGGACAGCTCGCCGTTGCCGGTGCCGGTGCAGGACGAGGACGACACCATCACCATCAATTTCACGTCTGGCACGACCAGCAGCCCCAAGGGGGTCATGCTCACCCACCGCAACACGCTGCTGAACGCCGCTGAGACGCTGTACTACTTCAAGCTGGACAGTGACAGCGTGTACCTGCATACGCTGCCCGACTTTCATGCCAACGGCTGGGGTGGCGTCTGGAGTCCGTTCGGCGTGGGCGCCACACACGTGACACTTCCGGCGGTGCGCGCTGAAGCGGCGTACGACGCCATCGACCGTTACGGGGTCACCCACCTGTGCGCTGCGCCCACGGTGCTGTCTATGCTGACCGACCCGGCGCAGGCGCGGCGTGTCAGCCGCTCCGTCCGGGTGGCCACCGCCGGCAGTCCGCCTCACGCGCGCACCATTGCCGACATGAATGACCTGGGCTTTCACGTCACGCAGGTGTACGGCCTGACCGAGGTCAGCCCCCTGATCACCGTGGCGGAACTGTCCGCCGCACAGGAGGCCCTGCCCACCGCGCAGCGAGCTCCCCTGATTGCCCGGCAGGGCTACGAAATGCTCCTGGCCGGCGAGGTAGACGTGCTTGACGAGCACCTGCAGCCTGTCCCGCACGACGGCGTGGCGCTGGGCGAGATCATGGTACGCGGCAATCTGGTCATGAAGGGCTACTACCGCAATCCCGAGGCGACAGCGGAAGCGCTCAAAGGAGGCTGGTTCCACACCGGTGACGTGGCCGTGACCTACCCCGACGGCCGTATGGAAATCCGCGACCGCAACAAGGACGTCATCATTTCCGGCGGGGAGAACATTTCCTCGGTGGAGGTCGAAGGCGTGCTGTATGCCCACCCAGCTGTGCGCGAGGCGGTGGTGGTCGCCATGCCGCACGAACAGTGGGGCGAGGTTCCCTGTGCGTTCGTGGCGCTGCATCAGGGCCAGCAGGTCACGCCCGAGGACCTGAATGCCCACGTGCGGGCTCATCTGGCAGGCTTCAAGGCTCCCAAGCACTACGAGTTCCGGGATGAGCTGCCCAAGACGGCCAGCGGGAAATTCCAGAAGTTCATCCTCCGCGCTGAACTCTGGCAAAACCAGGCACGGCACGTCAACTGA
- a CDS encoding YsnF/AvaK domain-containing protein, whose amino-acid sequence MTDRRSEDEAHVANRLVSDEIVPQGMIELRAERLIVNKQREVAGALTFAREVRTETVQVPVELVTEVLVIEHTRGTQAVMLDDQPLQPGERREVVIYSEEALVDKRVVVSEEVNIAKRTITENRTFEATLAHEELVVQESGDVQRLSEPELPEHS is encoded by the coding sequence ATGACAGACCGCCGTTCTGAGGACGAGGCCCATGTGGCCAACCGCCTGGTCAGTGACGAGATCGTGCCGCAGGGCATGATCGAACTGCGTGCCGAGCGCCTGATTGTCAACAAGCAGCGTGAAGTGGCTGGCGCCCTGACCTTCGCCCGAGAAGTCCGCACTGAGACGGTGCAGGTGCCGGTGGAACTGGTCACTGAGGTACTGGTGATCGAGCACACCCGCGGCACCCAGGCGGTCATGCTGGACGATCAGCCCCTGCAACCGGGGGAGCGCCGCGAAGTGGTGATCTACAGCGAGGAGGCGCTGGTGGACAAGCGTGTGGTCGTCAGCGAGGAAGTCAATATCGCCAAGCGGACCATCACCGAGAACCGGACCTTTGAGGCTACGCTGGCTCACGAGGAGCTGGTGGTTCAGGAAAGCGGAGATGTACAGCGGCTGAGCGAACCAGAGCTGCCAGAGCACAGCTGA
- a CDS encoding PRC and DUF2382 domain-containing protein yields MARLIPLSEITSRHADVLGNDYYDPTGSTAYGMNGERIGTVRGALAEPESGRIRHLIVDAGGWFSSKEVLIPVGMARIESDGVYFDNLSRDQVKDMRDYTVGMDYDMDAQYSDERVLRSTDSTYSMDESTYTQDRGFRQDDALYRTPDRLQLLEERLVVNKDRFVAGSVEIGKHVETTTQRVDVPLQREEVIIERHAVSDGRPVEGDVRLGDDSQTMRVELEAERANVGKQAFVTEEVSVGKRTVTETETHTAEVGREVLDVNQNGDVLLSGDVNTQGMSGDMSRNMSGEMNNRDGLRDGSLMDDANQMGRDAANGLRNTKDDLDRKI; encoded by the coding sequence ATGGCACGATTGATTCCCCTGTCCGAAATCACCAGCCGCCACGCCGACGTTCTGGGAAACGACTACTACGATCCCACCGGAAGCACCGCATACGGCATGAATGGCGAGCGCATCGGGACTGTACGTGGTGCTCTGGCGGAGCCTGAGAGCGGCCGCATCCGTCACCTGATCGTGGACGCCGGTGGCTGGTTCAGCAGCAAGGAAGTGCTGATCCCTGTTGGTATGGCCCGCATTGAAAGCGACGGTGTCTATTTCGACAACCTGTCACGTGATCAGGTCAAGGATATGCGTGACTACACGGTCGGCATGGACTACGACATGGATGCCCAGTACAGTGACGAGCGCGTGCTGCGCAGTACGGACTCGACCTACTCCATGGATGAGAGCACCTACACCCAGGACCGCGGGTTCCGTCAGGATGACGCCCTGTACCGTACTCCTGACCGTCTGCAACTTCTTGAAGAACGCCTGGTCGTCAACAAGGACCGCTTTGTGGCCGGGAGCGTAGAGATCGGCAAGCACGTGGAAACTACCACGCAGCGTGTGGATGTGCCTCTGCAGCGCGAAGAAGTGATTATCGAGCGCCACGCCGTGAGCGATGGCCGTCCTGTAGAAGGCGATGTCCGTCTGGGCGATGACAGCCAGACCATGCGTGTAGAACTTGAAGCGGAGCGTGCCAATGTCGGCAAGCAGGCCTTCGTGACCGAAGAAGTGTCGGTCGGCAAGCGTACGGTAACCGAAACAGAAACGCACACCGCTGAAGTAGGCCGCGAAGTGCTGGACGTCAACCAGAATGGTGATGTGCTTCTGAGCGGAGACGTAAACACACAGGGCATGAGTGGTGACATGAGCCGCAACATGAGCGGAGAGATGAACAACCGCGATGGTCTGCGCGACGGCTCCCTGATGGATGACGCCAATCAGATGGGCCGCGACGCCGCCAACGGTCTGCGCAACACCAAAGACGATCTCGACCGCAAGATCTGA
- a CDS encoding 2,3-bisphosphoglycerate-independent phosphoglycerate mutase codes for MSDLLETVRGLAKKTDSKILLVVLDGIGGLPRTPGGETELASAKTPNLDALAQRSELGQLELVGAGITPGSGPGHLSLFGYDPLKYVVGRGALSAVGIGVKLNSGDVAVRGNFATLGEGRTVLDRRAGRPSDEKNAEIVARLRQAIPDIEGTPVEIYTESEHRFVVVFRAAGEPLGASISDVDPQATGVAPLTATAHDAASEKTAALVNAFVSRAEETLRAEEQVNGVLFRGYSDVPHFPSFDDAYQLRAACIASYPMYKGLASLVGMDVLTVEGQEDALEGKVAALTENWDKYDFFYFHVKKTDSTGEDGDFDAKVKKIELFDALLPQLLALQPDVLAIAGDHSTPSRLASHSWHPVPFLIHSEYGRKDVTSRYTEEEAQKGSLGLRRGTDLMPLLMAHALKLNKYGA; via the coding sequence ATGAGTGACCTTCTGGAAACCGTGCGTGGCCTGGCCAAAAAGACCGACAGCAAGATCCTGCTGGTTGTTCTGGATGGAATCGGCGGGCTGCCGCGCACCCCCGGCGGCGAGACCGAACTGGCCAGTGCGAAGACGCCCAACCTCGACGCCCTGGCACAGCGCTCAGAGCTGGGACAGCTGGAACTGGTCGGGGCCGGGATTACGCCCGGGAGTGGACCGGGGCACCTGAGCCTGTTCGGCTACGACCCGCTGAAATACGTGGTGGGACGCGGCGCCCTCTCGGCAGTCGGTATTGGCGTGAAGCTGAACAGCGGCGACGTGGCGGTGCGCGGCAACTTTGCCACCCTGGGCGAGGGCCGCACCGTGCTCGACCGCCGCGCGGGGCGCCCGAGCGACGAGAAGAACGCCGAGATCGTCGCCCGGCTGCGTCAGGCCATCCCGGACATTGAAGGTACGCCGGTGGAGATCTACACCGAGTCCGAGCACCGCTTCGTGGTGGTTTTCCGCGCCGCAGGGGAGCCTCTGGGGGCAAGCATCAGTGATGTGGACCCGCAGGCGACCGGAGTGGCGCCCCTGACGGCCACCGCCCACGACGCGGCCAGTGAAAAGACAGCGGCGCTGGTCAACGCGTTCGTGAGCCGCGCCGAGGAGACCCTGCGCGCAGAAGAGCAGGTCAACGGGGTGCTGTTCCGGGGCTACAGCGACGTGCCGCATTTCCCCAGTTTCGACGACGCCTACCAGCTGCGGGCGGCCTGTATTGCCAGTTACCCGATGTACAAGGGCCTGGCCAGTCTGGTTGGCATGGACGTGTTGACGGTTGAAGGTCAGGAAGACGCTCTGGAGGGCAAGGTCGCAGCGCTGACCGAAAACTGGGACAAGTACGACTTCTTCTACTTTCACGTCAAAAAGACTGATTCCACCGGTGAAGACGGCGACTTTGATGCCAAGGTCAAGAAGATCGAACTGTTTGATGCCCTGCTGCCTCAACTGCTGGCCCTGCAACCAGATGTGCTGGCCATTGCTGGAGATCACAGCACGCCGAGCCGGCTGGCGAGTCATTCCTGGCATCCGGTGCCTTTCCTGATTCACAGCGAATACGGGCGCAAAGACGTGACCTCGCGCTACACCGAGGAAGAAGCCCAGAAAGGCAGCCTCGGTCTGCGCCGTGGCACCGATCTGATGCCGCTGCTTATGGCGCATGCACTGAAGCTCAATAAATATGGTGCGTAA
- a CDS encoding TerC family protein gives MFGLEMPPLTPEFWAILGTLILLEGLLSADNALVLAVMVRHLKGEMQRKALAYGIGGAVVLRILGVLLASFILEYWWLRAFGAGYLAWLAISHFMKKGHTEDEAAASAKGRGFWPTVVLLNLTDLAFSVDSILAGVALIPRGMPREQGLTIVVMGGIVGLILMRIAATVFLKVLNKYPAFDDVAYALVGWIAVKLGVETLEAAHEVFPAVPTFHMPAVLFWGVMAAIALIGSYLATRKPAMSDAEAAAKAEAIVHHMDETVVDAADGRIDGR, from the coding sequence ATGTTCGGACTTGAAATGCCACCTCTTACGCCCGAATTCTGGGCGATCCTCGGCACCCTGATTCTTCTGGAGGGGCTGCTCTCGGCTGACAACGCGCTGGTGCTGGCCGTCATGGTGCGTCACCTTAAGGGCGAAATGCAGCGCAAGGCGCTGGCGTACGGCATCGGCGGCGCGGTGGTGCTGCGCATCCTCGGTGTGCTGCTGGCCAGCTTCATCCTGGAGTACTGGTGGCTGCGGGCCTTCGGGGCCGGGTACCTGGCCTGGCTGGCGATCAGCCACTTCATGAAAAAGGGCCACACCGAAGACGAGGCTGCCGCTTCGGCCAAGGGCCGCGGCTTCTGGCCGACGGTGGTGCTGCTCAACCTGACCGACCTGGCCTTCAGCGTGGACTCGATTCTGGCTGGTGTGGCGCTGATTCCACGCGGCATGCCACGTGAGCAGGGCCTGACCATCGTGGTGATGGGCGGCATCGTGGGCCTGATCCTGATGCGAATCGCGGCTACGGTGTTCCTGAAAGTGCTCAACAAGTACCCGGCCTTTGACGACGTGGCCTACGCGCTGGTGGGCTGGATCGCCGTGAAACTGGGCGTGGAAACCCTGGAAGCTGCGCACGAGGTGTTCCCCGCGGTTCCGACCTTCCACATGCCGGCCGTCCTGTTCTGGGGAGTCATGGCCGCCATTGCGCTCATCGGTTCGTACCTTGCGACCCGGAAGCCGGCCATGAGCGACGCAGAAGCAGCCGCCAAGGCTGAGGCCATCGTGCATCACATGGACGAAACGGTCGTGGACGCTGCAGACGGACGTATCGACGGGCGCTAA
- the trmH gene encoding tRNA (guanosine(18)-2'-O)-methyltransferase TrmH, protein MATPERYAKILRVLRHRQPTLTVLMDEVNKPHNLSAIIRTCDAVGVLEAHAVPPKGGPLASFSGHTYEATSGSAHKWVPVHSHTDAVSAVHALQGQGFQVLATHLSQRSVDYREPDYTRPTCVLLGAEKWGVSDEAADAADHNIVIPMFGMVQSLNVSVAAATILFEAQRQRLAAGMYAAPQLSPEALDRLAFEWAYPDLVSTYQERGEGYPALDEQGQLLA, encoded by the coding sequence ATGGCCACTCCCGAGCGCTATGCCAAGATCCTCCGCGTTCTGCGGCACCGTCAGCCCACCCTGACCGTACTGATGGACGAGGTAAACAAGCCCCACAACCTCAGTGCGATTATCCGCACCTGTGACGCGGTAGGGGTCCTTGAAGCCCACGCTGTGCCTCCCAAAGGCGGCCCGCTGGCTTCTTTTTCCGGCCATACCTACGAGGCGACCAGCGGCAGCGCCCATAAATGGGTACCGGTGCATTCGCACACCGACGCTGTCAGTGCAGTACATGCCCTGCAGGGCCAGGGCTTTCAGGTCCTGGCCACCCACCTGTCCCAGCGCAGCGTGGACTACCGGGAACCTGACTACACCAGGCCCACCTGTGTGCTTCTGGGCGCCGAGAAGTGGGGCGTCTCGGATGAGGCCGCCGACGCCGCCGACCATAACATCGTGATTCCCATGTTCGGCATGGTGCAGAGCCTGAATGTCTCGGTTGCTGCTGCAACGATTCTGTTCGAGGCCCAGCGCCAGCGGCTGGCCGCCGGCATGTACGCTGCGCCTCAGCTCTCGCCCGAAGCGCTTGACCGGCTGGCCTTCGAGTGGGCTTACCCTGATCTGGTCTCCACCTACCAGGAGCGTGGAGAGGGGTATCCGGCCCTCGACGAACAGGGACAGCTGCTCGCCTGA
- the hemW gene encoding radical SAM family heme chaperone HemW → MGEADIDSVVRHLYVHVPFCPSICPYCDFHVLTRRAGLVEAYLHRLEQEAAWLSGTYALDLDTVYVGGGTPSFLRDEEIRALATTVRRHLGWGKLENTLEINPGTVSPGRAAHWRDLGFDRASVGVQSLHDPTLRFLGRQHDAAQAREAVTTLVGSGFRVSGDLITAVPGQPLDSDIRGLVDLGVGHVSAYTLTIEPGTEFARRGVNVTEDDERLGFERTEQLLTALGFGRYEVSNYARPGQESRHNQAYWHGRTYLGLGPGAAGHYPAVGKGGLPLPVPGSAVSSPVLTTRRTNPHLHEWLQDAGGEVQPIDATEYVTDALFMGLRLREGVNLTDLSRRAGMDVAQEYAAVIRRQVSRGLLVRDGALLRATPQGWWVLNQVVSEFLNA, encoded by the coding sequence ATGGGCGAGGCAGACATTGATTCGGTGGTCCGGCACCTGTATGTGCACGTGCCGTTCTGCCCGAGTATCTGCCCGTACTGCGACTTTCATGTGCTGACGCGCCGGGCCGGGCTGGTCGAGGCGTATCTGCACAGACTGGAGCAGGAGGCGGCGTGGCTCTCGGGCACCTACGCCCTGGACCTGGATACGGTGTACGTGGGGGGCGGCACGCCCAGTTTCCTGCGTGACGAGGAGATCCGGGCGCTGGCCACCACCGTGCGGCGCCACCTGGGATGGGGAAAGCTGGAGAACACGCTGGAAATCAACCCTGGAACAGTGAGCCCAGGGCGCGCAGCGCACTGGCGTGACCTGGGCTTCGACCGGGCCAGCGTGGGGGTGCAGAGCCTGCACGACCCGACGCTGCGCTTTCTGGGACGTCAGCACGACGCCGCGCAGGCCCGCGAGGCGGTCACGACACTGGTAGGCAGCGGCTTCCGCGTGAGTGGCGACCTGATTACCGCGGTCCCCGGACAGCCGCTGGACTCGGATATCCGCGGGCTGGTGGACCTGGGTGTGGGGCACGTCAGCGCCTACACCCTGACCATCGAGCCGGGGACCGAGTTCGCCCGGCGCGGCGTGAATGTCACGGAGGACGACGAACGTCTGGGGTTTGAGCGCACTGAGCAGTTGCTGACGGCGCTGGGCTTCGGCCGCTACGAGGTCAGCAACTACGCCCGGCCGGGGCAGGAGTCGCGGCATAACCAGGCCTACTGGCACGGGCGCACGTATCTGGGCCTGGGTCCGGGCGCAGCGGGTCATTATCCAGCTGTGGGCAAGGGGGGCCTACCGCTGCCCGTTCCCGGGTCCGCTGTGTCCTCGCCAGTCCTGACGACCCGGCGTACCAATCCGCACCTGCACGAGTGGTTGCAGGACGCAGGCGGCGAAGTGCAGCCGATCGACGCCACCGAGTACGTGACCGACGCCCTGTTCATGGGCCTGCGGCTGCGTGAGGGCGTGAATCTGACCGACCTGTCGCGCCGCGCCGGGATGGATGTGGCGCAGGAATACGCTGCCGTCATCCGGCGGCAGGTCTCGCGGGGCCTGCTGGTGCGCGACGGCGCCCTGCTCCGGGCTACCCCGCAGGGCTGGTGGGTGCTCAACCAGGTGGTCTCGGAGTTCCTGAACGCCTGA